The Microcaecilia unicolor chromosome 13, aMicUni1.1, whole genome shotgun sequence genome has a window encoding:
- the PPIH gene encoding peptidyl-prolyl cis-trans isomerase H isoform X1 codes for MAVPVSNPNNPIVFFDITIGGQEVGRMKMELFADIVPKTAENFRQFCTGEFRKDGVPIGYKGSTFHRVIKDFMIQGGDFVNGDGTGVASIYRGPFADENLKLKHSTPGLLSMANSGPGTNGCQFFITCSKCDWLDGKHVVFGKIVDGLLVMRKVENVPTGPNNKPKLPVMIAQCGEM; via the exons ATGGCTGTTCCGGTGTCTAACCCCAACAATCCCATCGTTTTCTTTGACATCACCATAGGCGGACAG GAAGTGGGTCGGATGAAAATGGAACTCTTTGCTGATATTGTACCGAAGACAGCCGAAAACTTCAG GCAGTTTTGTACAggtgaattcag GAAAGATGGGGTCCCCATCGGTTACAAAGGGAGCACTTTCCACAG GGTCATCAAAGATTTCATGATTCAGGGTGGTGACTTTGTAAAT GGAGATGGCACTGGTGTGGCCAGTATATACAGGGGGCCTTTTGCAGATGAGAACTTGAAGCTGAAGCACTCGACTCCTGGCCTGCTCTCCATG GCAAACAGTGGCCCAGGAACAAATGGGTGTCAGTTTTTCATCACTTGTTCCAAATGTGACTGGCTAGATGGGAAGCATGTTGTATTTG GTAAAATAGTCGATGGACTTCTAGTTATGAGAAAGGttgag aatGTACCCACTGGCCCTAATAACAAACCCAAGCTGCCAGTTATGATTGCTCAGTGTGGAGAAATGTAG
- the PPIH gene encoding peptidyl-prolyl cis-trans isomerase H isoform X2: MNRLGLCGALFVSPEVGRMKMELFADIVPKTAENFRQFCTGEFRKDGVPIGYKGSTFHRVIKDFMIQGGDFVNGDGTGVASIYRGPFADENLKLKHSTPGLLSMANSGPGTNGCQFFITCSKCDWLDGKHVVFGKIVDGLLVMRKVENVPTGPNNKPKLPVMIAQCGEM, translated from the exons ATGAACCGGTTGGGACTATGCGGTGCGCTGTTTGTGTCCCCG GAAGTGGGTCGGATGAAAATGGAACTCTTTGCTGATATTGTACCGAAGACAGCCGAAAACTTCAG GCAGTTTTGTACAggtgaattcag GAAAGATGGGGTCCCCATCGGTTACAAAGGGAGCACTTTCCACAG GGTCATCAAAGATTTCATGATTCAGGGTGGTGACTTTGTAAAT GGAGATGGCACTGGTGTGGCCAGTATATACAGGGGGCCTTTTGCAGATGAGAACTTGAAGCTGAAGCACTCGACTCCTGGCCTGCTCTCCATG GCAAACAGTGGCCCAGGAACAAATGGGTGTCAGTTTTTCATCACTTGTTCCAAATGTGACTGGCTAGATGGGAAGCATGTTGTATTTG GTAAAATAGTCGATGGACTTCTAGTTATGAGAAAGGttgag aatGTACCCACTGGCCCTAATAACAAACCCAAGCTGCCAGTTATGATTGCTCAGTGTGGAGAAATGTAG